The genomic interval gcgtgcgcgggggattcactccgcccaacatgcacacttttaacaataagaagtgtgcttaaatacagtatggtattacatattcatgatGACCcaggaatgcctatacatatttATGACCTTCCCCGCTCTTTATTAAAAttagtctcagataaccatttacatattcccctccttgaccctcccctgttgcgcctgcgcaatgtcacttggtgaatttgaggaagggtcTTTAGGGCTCTTTGGATGAAGCTCCTTCAGTTTCGTCACAgtggactttttacctttggctcattaggaggaactggctggaaccCAAGTTACCAAACCGACTGGAACCAGACTGGTgcctcctttttgctgtaaatcttggccatcttgtctcctcaaggttgcagctggttctgtaaaacttcttatctcggcatttaatgaagtcctgctttgttttttttagcacaattagttacatacaactctaaactagatattaataatgtggtttaaaatgttagcttgttagtaggcccttattatatagttgcttaacccttaaaatgttagttcactctatcaatataacttcctaaacaagtttcataactttttacatagaacttaaccacctttcccttttccaagttcagagtccgcgcctcatttggttatacctgtaaacattaaacatcttagcacgaatcacaactgcatttttcacaatgaCACAACAACTCTTTAGTGCGTCTGAAATTCATTCGGTAAAGAAGGCAACTGACTTAAAACACTCTCTAAACAACTCCCACAATGGAAGGACGTTTTACTCATCAGGAGACTCACCTGCTCGGGAAATCTTGGGGTGTTTTCCTGGATGCAGGAAATGTTTATTTGGGGGAATGTCACAGATTTTGCATCTTCCTTTTGGACACGGGAGGGAAGAGCAGAACAAACAATTAAAACGCTGCTGGTGTTGTCTCGATGTGGAAACGTCACTCTTGAAAACGcttctaatattttctttgacTGGAAATgcataaactgtatttttttaaggcatGAAAACAGTGTCTCAACCTGTGGTCTGGAGTCAAGGCCatataaaattaaaaggttCTTGGTAGCTAAAGACCCCCATGTAATAGAAGGATTATACACCCAGAGGAAGATTTAGAGCAGTTTAACTTGTTATTTTACTCATACTCAGTTAATCTCTTTCATTAAtatcattttgaaaaaaaagaagagctaaTCATTGTTCTTCCATAGGAGAGCTGTGATATTAACTGACCTAAAGGTATTAGTGAATGAAGAACACCCAGTGACTCTGTATGTGGACAGATACAATTAAAAAACAGCTGTAAATTCAACCACCCTTCACTAGCAGATGTTGAACTTTGTGCGcagctggtttatttttctgtgaggGCACTTGGGTAACTCTTTCAATGCTTTTATCCTCCGACTAACAAGCTTTAGTTGCATTTCTTGCCTCCTTCTTTCCATCTGGTTCATATACACGTTCATGGCCAAGCTCCGCAGAGGTTCCCAGTAGCCAGCGATGGGGGTTTGGACCTTCCAAACCTCTGGGATGGGGCTAAACTGTGACAAGTGACAGGGACGTGGTGGGTGCTCTGGTTTGGGGTGAtgtgagaaagcagagaaacatggaaaaaacaCCCTGTTTGGGGGTAGAAAACAACCAGAGCACAAACATGAATAGATGGGCTTGTCTGAGCTCAGGAGAGCACTGATTAACTCTTTTGATCCAGTTGTGCTTCCAGGCACCAATTTAATCAACCACCAGTATTAATCAGCTGTCTCAGATGACTACAGACTGTAAACCAGTGAAAATACATCTCAATGGTCCAACAAGGAAACCTGCTGGTGATGTAAACTCTCCTTACATTGATGATGTAAACTCTCCTTACATTGAATCAGGAAAACGTGGGCTGGAATTCAGCttgtgtgctggttttgttttgtgaggaCCAGCAAGAACTTTAAATAATTATTACACCCTGCTAGTGCTCACAGAAAGGCTGATCATTTCACGGGGCCAGCGACCACCTAcataaaaccaacacaaaaagcTCCAACTTATtgtcaaaataaattataacCTTACCTAGAGAAGACCGTGAATCCTCTGCTTACGTTCTGGAGGGGTTttaattgctgttattttttgtttttcctaatgaGCTCTGTACCCATGAACCCAAGACCTCAGTGGGCTGCAACCCTCCACCGCCCCGCGGGACCCCCCGGGACATAGGAAAGCATTTAAGCTGATTGTGAGACTTTGCCATTCCCGACAGGCAGAACGTGCCGACAGCCTCACCCCATAGTCAGAGCTTCTCTAAATGCCCGTGTGACCGGCTCTCCAGCAGCATCTGCtcctgaggaaaagaaaaccacctTTTTAATGTTAGTTTTCGAGGTAGGAGACATATCCATAGCCTGAAATATGATGAAATCGGACAGATTGTTGTGTCACTGGTTTATTCTCTACCCTTGTGCTCTGCTTTAATCCTGCACACAGAATGCACGTCATTGCAGTCTATGCTCAGAGACACaactgtagaaaaagaaaaactagttGATTTTCATATAAGGAATGCTAAAAGTGAAGCCTACAAAAATATGTGGTCAGAGAGCATCTCTTATTTTTTACCTGCTCTGGATTCTTTATCTTATTGTggaaaacaggagaagaaataCTTGTGAATGTCCATGCGGCTTCTTTTTCTAAGATGTGGAGACTTTTGCACTCTTGCTCCTGGAGTTTGCGCTTAGAGTAACAAAtgatattcacagaatcacaaaaccattttggttttgtctgacCAAATATTATCCTCTGCAGCGAGAGTCTTTTACCGTCTCTCTAATAAACGTGTGCACTTCATAAGAGCCATGAGAAACCAGCACCTCCAGGAGACAAGTCATTTCACCCCAGATATTTTAAACAAGACAAAATTAATGTGATCTAAAGTGCCGCCTCCTATCCTGTGACTGTAAATTAAGCCGTGAACGGGCACCTCAGCCATAACCATCCACCTACGAGCAGGTAACGTTCTGTCTTCAGTGTCAGCTCCTGTGTTTCTTGCAATTTGTCAGGACAGACAGAATTGCATTAGCACACAGAGGTTCAGGAACGCAGGGCAAGGTCAATGACTACGCTGCCCCATCTTCTCCTTTCAATTGTTCCCTTTGGAATCAGCAAATAAACTTCAATGGAATTGTCATCTGCTTTTAAACAAACTGCTTTTgtacatggatttttttttaatttgggggTATCTTCCCATGAGGAATGTCATAGGAAGACATCAACTATCATCTTTAGAAGCTAAGAGCAATTTCTTGCTCCACTATTTAAGAAGAACGGAGCAGATGAGCAGAATCATCCTGTTATCCCTCCCGGGCACTGTGGACAGATAAGCATTTGATTAAATTTAACAGTAGAACTAAACAGGacgtatttttttaaaaaattacaatgaATAACAAGTTTCTCCTCTTTCCTGGAACAATCTCAGcaacaaaacagaagtaaatCCTTCTTTGACACTGTCATTACAGATGTCTTAAATGGGTAACAGCAAGAAAATTGAGTTAAGCGTCCAGTTCTTGCAAACTaagtttccattaaaataaagcagcatcCGGTTTTCTTCCACTACATTCCTGCCTGACATTCCCAGCATTGCTACGATTTATTCTTCCATCCAGAGGTATAACTTGtgttctttgatttttctccctcttaAAGGTTCAGGTTCATTAAGGGAAtgttcagaagaaacaaaacgACTGTTGATGAGTTTGTTTTCTTGGGAGTCGCAGATACTTGGGAGCTGCAGGTCATTCTCTTTGTGCTGTTCCTCCTGATCTCTGTCACCTCGTTGGTGGGGAACCTCGGCATGATCACATTAATCAGACTGGATTCCCGACTCcgcacccccatgtacttcttcctcagCCACCTCTCCCTGGTAGACCTCGGGAATTCCTCAGCAGTCGCTCCCAAAATGCTCCTGAGCTTCTTTGAAGAAAGGAAAGTCATCTCCGTGCCCGGCTGTGCAGCCCAGATGTATTTTTGCGGCGTCTGCATGATCACCGAGTGTTACCTGCTGGCTGCCATGGCCTACGACCGGTACGTGGCCATCTGCAACCCTCTGCGCTACGGGGCCACCATGTCTCGAAAGCTTTGTGTCCAGCTGGCTGTAGGATGCTACGCGGTGGCTACTGTGAATGAAATAGCACTTGTCAGCTCAACATTCAGCCTACATTTCTGTGGCACTAACGTCATCAATCACTTCTTCTGTGACATTCCTCCGCTCCTCAAACTCTCCTGTTCCGGGACGACTGGCAGCGAACACGtgctttttgctgttgctgctttCATTGCTCTCAGCACTTTAGTGTTTATTCTCGTCTCTTATGGTTATATCCTCACCACCGTCCTGAGGATCAGCTCCTCAGAGGGCAAGCACAAAGCTTTCTCCACCTGTGCCTCACATTTGATATCAGTCTCGTTGTTTTACGGGACTATGATCTTCATGTACCTCCGTCCCAGCTCTAGCTACTCCCTGGACCGGGACAAAGTGGTGTCTGTTGTCTACACCCTGGTGATTCCCATGCTGAACCCCCTGATCTACAGCCTGAGGAACACAGAGGTGAAGGATGCGCTCAAGAGGCTCCTGGGAAACGTTCTTGTTTCCTTTAGAAATCAAACTGGTAAAGAGGTGTCGTAAACTACGCAAAATAAACTTGGACATTCTTGAATCTCAGTGTCCATTCAGTTGCTGACCATTTACAACTAAAACCGAACAGGAGACGGTAATTGTGAGGACCCAAGTGCTTGTGCAGGTCATTGCGACAAGATAATTGAGACGCTGCCACCTTTCTCCTCTGTCAGGGTGTAGCTATACAGATTTTACCCTTAAACACACTAATTATACTCAAAGCCTCATGTGCACTCCTTTCCACGTGCCACCCACTGCTTTAAAGAcctttgttttccccaaagacCTGGGATTCCCTGTGTCCCTCCAACAAGGAGCTGTATTTTTCCAATTGAGAAGCATCCCTCCTGTTATTTAGTTCTCCTGGCAGGTTTTCAAGAGGGAATGATGGGGCGAAGAGGAGATCCAGGTCCTCGTGGGTGTTTGCTGAGGATAAATCTGGGGTAACATGTTTGAAACCAGGAACATTTCCAATTGGCGGTGTAGTCTGAGCTTGCAGAAGCCGGGTCTAACATTACGAATGAGTGGCGCTGTTTTAAGATCAAACAAACGAATGCTACATATGTGCATTCCCCAGATAAGGTTCAGCAATCAGACATAGCTTGATGCAATCAATTCTATGTGACATCTTTATATGATACAGAAAACCCATCTATTtttaagagacaaaaaaaatagtCCTAACTGTggatttaaatagaaaatatcaTCTAAGGGGGTGGATCACTGCTCACAAATATTTATTCCTCAGCAGAACCAATGCCAGAGCACACCACATCAACTGAGGCCCATaggaacagcagagaaaaggaTCAAAATACATGTGGGGAAGCTCTTCCTTGGGAAAAGTTACCTTGAGAGACAGATACTGCACCCCTTTGACAATGAGGTGCTCAGAGACAAGTAAATATGGATTTTCCTGTTAGATACACAAAATTAGGGAGAAGCGCTGGGCACCCTTTGGGGTCAGAGCCTCACGAGGTCAGCAGTGCCCAGGAGCCACGCCAGAAACACCACATAGGACCTAGAAAAACAGATTTAGGTGTGAACATAGCAAAACCAGAACGAACACTGGGGAGTGATCAGGGTGAACCCTTTATTTGGGTGGAGACAAtggtggagaaactgaggcattGTGGCTGGTGAGGGAAGAGCAAGCAGGGGACAGTGACAGAAGGGGCCTCATACCCAACCACCACAGCTCGTCCCATCCTCTTAATAAATTATATTGCCATGTATTTATGACTACTGACAAAACCGGGGTTTAGAGCTCAGAAGTTCTTTTGGGGAGGAGATGTAAGTCCATGCAAGGTGTAAGCAGGGCAGTTATTTCAGTGTGTTAAGCTAGGACATCAAACTGAATGAAAATCTTCTATTTGTGTGGCCAGAGACAGCAAAAAATGCACATATGGTAGAATGAGAGCTCTTGGTCACTCCTACTgtatgaagagaaaaagagcttTAAGGAGAGACGGAGCAGAACATCAGAGTCTACTCCTAAAGTTTTGTGAAGAACCCCAAGAagttttgtgaagaaaaaggGTTAAATATTGAAGGTATTCAGGGACATTTCATACCTGGGTTAGACAGGCTGAGTGGGGTTTTCTTTCAGAGTCAATAGAAGTTTAGAAGTAGAGGCACATTCCTGCAACTTGTCCCCATGGCCACTGTCATGGAGATCCAGGGGACAGCTGGTCCCCAAGGGACGGGGAACAAAGAGCCAAGAGGAACAAAGCTACACTCTTGATCCAGGGCCCATCCAGGAGGCACAGAGACCTCCAGTGTAGTCAAAGAAGGACCAACAGCCCTAGACTGAGCTTAAATGGGGCTCTTGGTCCATAAGCATGTGTGTGGGGTGGTCCAGGTGGGGCTGGTCAGGGCCATCAAGTCCCATTAGTGCCCTCAAGGCCCTGGCAGCTTCCAGGTGGAGTTGGGAAGTGGTAGAAGAGGGTTGAGTTGTGGCCGTGAGTCAGTGGCAGGGCAGCCCTACTTCTAGGAACACGAGAATAGCCCAGGGGTATCGATTTCTGGTGGCAGCCAAAAATAGATGTTCAGAGAAAGAGTATGAGAAAGTGGACGAGTATATTATAAGCCTTCCCTGTTAAGTTTTTTCCAGCCCTGGCAAAGAAAATCACAGCTGATAGAGCTCCTGCTTTCTAGTGTTATAGGCTATTGGgcataaacaaaaaataagaacGTCTCATTTTTTGAGGAACACTTATGGATGAGCACCTGGCTCTAAAAGGGGATTACAGCTGATGACCTCTCCTCTTTATCTGGGATGAAGATGCTCGTAGTCCTAAGGGAAACAGGTCCAAGGTGAGGTCTTACTTCTCAGACCTCCAAAAGTCTGAGCAAACGTTTGGCACATCTCGTCCAGCACTTGACACCTCGTCAAAAATGTGTCCTGAAACAGAGCCCCAATCCTGAAAATGAGCCCCAATCTGTGCagttcaaaaaacaaaaagccaaacccacaacaaccaaACCCACGTATATTTGCTGAATCCTGTGTGGGATTTTGGACATCGGAGGAAGATTCCACCTTAAGAGACGTTATCAGAGCAAAATTGGGGTATTGATATGTTCCACCCTCACAGAAGTAATTTGGCTCCGAGTAGGAATAACTGGATAAAATTCCATGTTCACACAATCttctaaaaaaaatccattgaagTATTTGGCCTCTTAAGGTTTGAAGTGTAACATATAGCTCACCAAGTCTTGAACGGGCAATTTAAAAACTTTTACCAAAACGACAATTGTTTATCACTTAAATAATTAAAGTGATACTTGGGCTTGTGCTTGCGAGAAGTAATTGCAATGCTGCCTGTGGGACCACTTCCCTTTGGCGTTTAAAATTGGTTACGGTGTCTCAAAGGGGAGATTTTGAAATGTGATTTCAATTCTTCCACGATTTGCTATCACTTCAAATGAGTTCAGTCTTTGTGGAGGATGAAGACACTCCACATTTGTTTCTTACCTACGAATATCCAGCATTTCTGGAGATTGGGCAAGGGGTGGCTGTGATTTTGCGTATTCTGCTATCGGTATTCCCATTATTGGATGAATTTCAACCTTCTTGCAGATTTGAGATTTTCAGGTACAGGAAAATAATCATTTAATTGTACGGAATTGAGCACAGATATATCAGGATGATTTCAAGTTATTTTGGGCTATGTGAGAATTGACATAGGTCCAAAAGTGCATTTGTCCCTGCTTATAGATATATCATAAGTTTATGATTTTGCTAAGAAACCACCTTTAACCCTGAGCAAACTACTTACCTTATTTTTGTCTACT from Columba livia isolate bColLiv1 breed racing homer chromosome 5, bColLiv1.pat.W.v2, whole genome shotgun sequence carries:
- the LOC102094437 gene encoding olfactory receptor 5AR1; protein product: MFRRNKTTVDEFVFLGVADTWELQVILFVLFLLISVTSLVGNLGMITLIRLDSRLRTPMYFFLSHLSLVDLGNSSAVAPKMLLSFFEERKVISVPGCAAQMYFCGVCMITECYLLAAMAYDRYVAICNPLRYGATMSRKLCVQLAVGCYAVATVNEIALVSSTFSLHFCGTNVINHFFCDIPPLLKLSCSGTTGSEHVLFAVAAFIALSTLVFILVSYGYILTTVLRISSSEGKHKAFSTCASHLISVSLFYGTMIFMYLRPSSSYSLDRDKVVSVVYTLVIPMLNPLIYSLRNTEVKDALKRLLGNVLVSFRNQTGKEVS